One Natrinema longum genomic window carries:
- a CDS encoding DUF7524 family protein yields the protein MSVTEVTVHVNREAANTLAPAATALETSESFTLLLDGHETPAHVHCRLEGDLGRIASLDGSNYYIEPGTVTPVPIAVDTGGIDRPVDGHLEVVTGYGSESVSIDVTVLPGPPNVDVDESLAKPARSEPDPTTLERGLDRVPGAIGFEPATLGVLALGVVAIGIAALTTATIGGPVATAGMAIVLVGTVVALFLLVR from the coding sequence ATGTCCGTGACCGAGGTCACCGTCCACGTCAATCGCGAGGCGGCCAACACGCTCGCGCCGGCCGCGACCGCCCTCGAGACCAGCGAGTCGTTCACGCTCCTTCTGGACGGCCACGAGACGCCCGCCCACGTTCACTGTCGCCTCGAGGGAGACCTCGGTCGAATCGCATCGCTCGATGGATCGAACTACTACATCGAACCGGGTACTGTCACGCCCGTCCCGATCGCCGTCGATACTGGCGGTATCGACAGGCCCGTCGACGGTCACCTCGAAGTGGTAACCGGCTACGGCTCCGAATCCGTCTCGATCGACGTCACCGTCCTTCCCGGCCCACCGAACGTCGACGTCGACGAGTCGCTCGCGAAACCCGCTCGATCGGAGCCGGACCCGACGACGCTCGAGCGAGGGCTGGATCGGGTGCCCGGCGCAATCGGTTTCGAGCCGGCGACGCTCGGGGTACTGGCACTCGGAGTGGTCGCGATCGGTATCGCGGCGCTGACGACGGCCACGATCGGCGGGCCCGTCGCAACGGCCGGCATGGCGATCGTCCTCGTCGGTACCGTCGTCGCACTGTTCTTGCTGGTTCGGTAA
- a CDS encoding DR2241 family protein, protein MTVATDDLETLLEHAAAGVAFDGLHVDESDDGYRLETPDNEWTGLDETELHHALESCEEYVTNWRYWQDRVGGEGTARRAFLRWCERAPLADAETDHATTGPWSERSEGDADAGGEPLAVPERYDALRDGIDREWGQLSITARFVDIDDPDGERVYDLWHVDDAGSDIAALEVYDDPRDARELATYDDDGRYRPLKTAPTLPAGWAFTGLSGAALVETVEFFYPATVANWHRELQGNLDVDHWLETAERQTGIYDVIDELPREAVEWMAEACCVDSQCLRRREWQYEAGDELDADGGDGPFPCREPCSLVVAAARKWTTLESETEHTYELELTTSELNQLEELIDAVAEDRTEDIREADVYDGANRYRARYLRAKRFDDEGELEATRVDD, encoded by the coding sequence GTGACCGTGGCGACGGACGACCTCGAGACGCTGCTCGAACACGCAGCCGCGGGCGTCGCGTTCGACGGCCTGCACGTCGACGAATCCGACGACGGATACCGCCTCGAGACGCCGGACAACGAGTGGACCGGCCTCGACGAGACCGAGTTGCACCACGCACTCGAATCCTGCGAGGAGTACGTGACGAACTGGCGGTACTGGCAGGATCGAGTCGGCGGGGAGGGCACTGCCCGCCGCGCGTTCCTCCGGTGGTGTGAACGAGCACCGCTCGCGGACGCCGAGACTGACCACGCGACGACCGGTCCCTGGAGCGAGCGCAGTGAAGGCGACGCGGACGCCGGTGGAGAGCCCCTCGCAGTGCCCGAGCGCTACGACGCCCTCCGGGACGGCATCGACCGCGAGTGGGGCCAGCTATCGATCACGGCTCGCTTCGTCGACATCGACGACCCCGACGGGGAGCGCGTCTACGACCTGTGGCACGTCGACGACGCCGGCAGCGACATCGCGGCCCTCGAGGTCTACGACGACCCCCGCGATGCGCGGGAGCTCGCGACCTACGACGACGACGGTCGCTACCGGCCGCTGAAGACCGCGCCGACGCTGCCCGCCGGCTGGGCCTTCACCGGGCTCTCGGGCGCGGCCCTCGTCGAGACGGTCGAGTTCTTCTATCCCGCGACGGTCGCCAACTGGCACCGCGAACTGCAGGGGAACCTCGACGTCGATCACTGGCTCGAGACCGCCGAGCGACAGACGGGGATCTACGACGTGATCGACGAACTCCCTCGGGAGGCCGTCGAGTGGATGGCAGAGGCCTGCTGCGTCGATTCCCAGTGTCTCCGCCGCCGGGAGTGGCAGTACGAGGCGGGCGACGAACTCGACGCCGACGGCGGTGACGGCCCCTTCCCCTGTCGCGAGCCGTGCTCGCTCGTGGTCGCCGCCGCTCGCAAGTGGACGACCCTCGAGTCCGAGACGGAACACACCTACGAACTCGAACTCACGACCAGCGAACTGAATCAACTCGAGGAACTGATCGACGCCGTCGCGGAGGACCGAACCGAGGACATACGCGAGGCTGACGTCTACGACGGTGCGAACCGATACCGGGCACGATACCTCCGCGCCAAGCGATTCGACGACGAGGGCGAACTCGAGGCCACGCGAGTCGACGACTGA